A region of Necator americanus strain Aroian chromosome I, whole genome shotgun sequence DNA encodes the following proteins:
- a CDS encoding hypothetical protein (NECATOR_CHRI.G304.T2) — protein sequence MLLYLFGLFLILPFTLAEDTELEDDLEGGSEEDTNDTGDNNEETDSGSSGDGGCADAAKYDKLCPYLKEKGFCSGYLQDHMKKWCKKTCGC from the exons ATGCTTCTCTACCTGTTCGGGCTTTTCCTCATCCTTCCCTTCACTTTAGCCGAAGACACCGAACTCGAAGATGACCTTGAGGGCGGCTCTGAGGAAGACACCAATGATACCGGTGATAACAATGAGGAGACAGACAGTGGTTCTTCAGGCGAC GGCGGTTGCGCTGACGCAGCGAAGTATGACAAACTCTGCCCGTACCTGAAGGAGAAGGGTTTCTGCAGCGGGTACCTGCAAGACCACATGAAAAAGTGGTGCAAGAAGACTTGTGGATGTTGA
- a CDS encoding hypothetical protein (NECATOR_CHRI.G303.T1), translating to MSRLRDPAKHVSKAKHRWAGHIMRRIDDRWTKRTLEWIPRDAKRSRGRPPTRLGDVLATRMDQLRAQLATAQGSHRCHSQSSRTSWMTMARERNEWKRCWGPRVQ from the coding sequence atgtcccgtcttcgcgacccagcgaaacatgtatcgaaagcaaaacatagatgggccggtcacatcatgagaagaatcgacgataggtggactaaaagaacgctagagtggatcccgagggacgctaaacgctcccgagggagaccgccaacgagactGGGTGACGTgctcgctacacggatggaccagctgagagctcagttGGCTACGGCTCAAGGATCTCACCGTTGTCACTCACAAAGTtcgagaacatcttggatgacaatggcgagggaacgaaacgagtggaagagatgctggggcccgcgcgtccagtga
- a CDS encoding hypothetical protein (NECATOR_CHRI.G304.T1): MLLYLFGLFLILPFTLAEDTELEDDLEGGSEEDTNDTGDNNEETDSGSSGDVSDSSDEGGCADAAKYDKLCPYLKEKGFCSGYLQDHMKKWCKKTCGC, encoded by the exons ATGCTTCTCTACCTGTTCGGGCTTTTCCTCATCCTTCCCTTCACTTTAGCCGAAGACACCGAACTCGAAGATGACCTTGAGGGCGGCTCTGAGGAAGACACCAATGATACCGGTGATAACAATGAGGAGACAGACAGTGGTTCTTCAGGCGACGTTAGTGACTCAAGTGACGAA GGCGGTTGCGCTGACGCAGCGAAGTATGACAAACTCTGCCCGTACCTGAAGGAGAAGGGTTTCTGCAGCGGGTACCTGCAAGACCACATGAAAAAGTGGTGCAAGAAGACTTGTGGATGTTGA
- a CDS encoding hypothetical protein (NECATOR_CHRI.G302.T1) has product MQRLVGKICKEHPKLDNVRLLHDKGRPYFAKKTSQKILELGWEVLPHPPYSADSTPSGYHLFRSLQHHLKEKRYDDRDHLENDLRAFFVSKSPEFYAKGICDLVRRWQKVADVDGDYFVE; this is encoded by the coding sequence atGCAAAGACTGGTTGGTAAGATctgcaaggagcacccgaagctcgacaacgttcgcctgctgcacgataaagGGCGCCCTTACTTCGCGAaaaagacttcccagaaaattctcgagctcggatgggaagttctaccgcacccaccgtacagcgCGGACTCTACCCCGAGCggctaccacctcttccgatcgcttcaacATCACCTgaaagagaagcgctacgatgatcgtgaccacctcgaaaatgatcttcgggctttcttcgtctccaagtcgccggagttctacgcgAAAGGAATctgtgatcttgtgagacgttggcagaaggttgccgatgttgatggagattatttcgtggaataa